The sequence below is a genomic window from Nicotiana tomentosiformis chromosome 6, ASM39032v3, whole genome shotgun sequence.
TATCTTTGTCGGATATAACTCAATACCCCTACGTCTAACTATAAACCCCagaagtttcccagatggaactccgaatgcacatttggctggattcaaTTTCAAGTCATACATGCGCAGACGCTCAAAGAACTTTCTCAGATCTCGCACATGGCCTTCTTGTATTCTggatttaatgatcacatcatccacatacacctcaatttcctggtgcatcatgtcatggaatatgGAAGTCATAGCTCTCATGTAGGCTGCCCCAACATttttcaaaccgaatggcatgactctATAATAATAAGTTCCCCACGGTGTGGTGAAAGCTGTCTTTTCTACGTCGTCCTCATCCATCAGAAcctggtggtacccagcataacAATCCACGAAAGACTGTATCTCATGTTTGGCACAGTTGTCAACAAGAATATGAATGTTTGGAAGTGGAAAGTTGTCCTTGGGACTTGCTTTTTTCAAATcctgataatcaatacacactcgggttttcccatctttcttcagcACGAGGACCACATTAGCCAACCACGTGGTGTATCGGACCACCTGAATTACACCAGCTTTTAAttgtttggtgacttcttctttgatcttatcaCTGATTTCCGTTTTAAactttctttgcttttgttgtacGGGTGGGTAACCGGGATAAGTTGGCTATTTATGTACTACAAAATCAACGCTCAAACctggcatatcatcataggaccatgcaaacacatccttgaattcaaacaaaagttGGATCAATGCATCACTAGTTCTTTCATTGGCGTGAATGCTTATCATGGTTTCTCGGACCTCTTCtggactgcccaaattaactggcTCAGTTTTATTTAAgtttggcttaggcttattctcaaattgttccaattattgatttatttccctaaaagcctcatcttcatcatatttcggatattgattcattatttcacagtTAGACAGTGTTTTAGGATCTGGACATGAAGTCCGCAAGTATGTCATGTTATTTAAGTCCGCATTATTAGaactgaaaaggaaaagataagaaaaatagcaaaatccgaataaagaaaaaggaaacatccattgatgatgaaatattgatttcatttcattgaattgaagATAAGAGGGTTTACATCGAAATCAAAAGACGATAAAATAAAAACATTcgagttacaccctgaaataactcgTAATGTAGAAAAGATGGCAAGACTGGACTACCGGGATTCCCGCCTGACAGGGAATGGGGTAGCTTTTCAATTCTAAAGCTTGGCATTTGGTCCCATATATAACACCTCAGCAGTGCTCGTTCCTTCCCCCGGATGGACCATGTAGGACTCATACATCATTTATTTCATGGCTTCACAAATATCCTTAATCTCTTCGGCCATGaaggcctcttcttcttcttcttcttctatataTTTGGGCTCAACAAATGACTTGGCGAGATGCGGAACGGGCTGAGGCAAGACCCACCCATTTTTCTTGCGCTCATCAGCCCATTTTCTATCAGCCTCTGTAGCTCGGAAACCTACGCCGAAGAACTTCTCAGTGGCGGTTGAAGTAACGTGCTCTATGATGACTTGTGGAGATACCCCGAGCCCCTTTCCAGGCTTGTACCCATGTTTAATCATTTCAGTGGCGACCATGACCGAAACATTAGATAAGCAAGGTTGAGGGAACGGGAGCCCTTCTTCGCATTGGTCGGTGACCACAATTTCGAAGTCTTTGTAGACAATGTGCTCACCTCCTTCTCTAGCTTCGAGACATGGGACTGAAAGCTCCCTGTAAATGGACTGTTCATCCTCCCCGTGGACAATAATTTCTTGGTTTTCATGCTtaaatttgaccatttgatgaaGAGTGGAGGGCACAACTCCTGTAgcgtgaatccatggtcttcctaggaGAAAATTATATGAAGTATCCATGTACAGAACCTGGAAAGTTACTTCGAAATCCACAGGGCCAAtggtcaaaatcaaatcaatttccCTTATTGTGTCTCGCTTGACACCATCAAAAGCGCACACACAGACATTGTTTGATCGAATTCTTTCTGTTCTAATTTCCATCCTCTGGGGCGTTGAGAGAGGGAAAATATTGACCCTAGACCTGCCATCTAGCATGACTCTTTTCATATAATAACCTTCGCATTTGACAGTTAAGTGAAGGGTTTTGTTGTGGGCGGCTCCCTCTTGAGGAAAATCATCACGGCTGAAGGAAATCCTATTAACTTTGAAGAATCGTTCATCCATTCTCTCCAGTTGTTCAACTGAAGTTTCAACCGGGATATATGCCTCGTTCAATGTTTTCAGGAGTACCTTCTCATGTTCATTTGAGcttaaaaaaaagataaaagtgAAACCCGGGAAGGAGTCTTCCTGAGCTGGTCAATTATTGCATATTCCGAAGTTTTCATTTTTCGAAAAAACTCTTCTGCTTCCTCAGCACTCACAGGCTTCTTGGGCGGAAACCGTTTACCCTTGCTCAATTTTAACTTCTTTTGCTCTTCTGGGTTGTGGTACTTCCTAGGTTGGTTCATTTTGTTTGCCTCTCCCATAATCTCTTTCCCCTTGTAAGTAACCACTATTTTGCTATAATTCCAGGGGACTGCAGTGGGGTCTCTTATAGGGCTCTGTGGTGCGCGGCTGATAACCACGGGCTCAGTGAGCCTTGGTGAAATTACCGCCCCCCGCACCACATAAGTCCCTTTTGGCACATTTAGCGTGACTTTCCTCTgctcaaatattttgggagtgttCAACATGAGTTTTTCTTTCCTTGGGGCCCTAGGAACATATAGAATTGCGTCCTTAGCAGGTGCTGCCCAGTATTTGTTTCCACAACTTTTTCTGCAACTTGAGGAGTTGGAGTGATTTTCTTCTCATTTATGGCTTGTTTTGCCGCCGCTTTAGGTCTTGCCTCTGAATTGGCAATGGCTATGATAGCTTTCAAAGCTGGATAAGACTCTTTATAATCACAAATCATTCCAATGATCGACCCGTTGTTTTGAGCCGGTAATGGATTGTTAGTCACATTGGGGACTTTCTCATCCCTCAGCACCACTCATTTTTGTTCTATAAAATTCTCAACGGCCcttttgagagtccaacaatccTCCGTATCATGATCCTCTGGCCCCGAATGATAGGCACACCTGGTACCAGGCCGGTATGATGGAGATTTCGGATTTTGCCGGTTTGGAGGCACAAGTTGCAATAGACCTATCTGGACTGATTTTGGAAACAGGCTAAAATAGGACTCACCAATAGGGGTAAAGTCGTTTCTCCTAGGAGGCTCATGGGGGCGTGTATTATGTTGGTAATTTGTTTATGGGGGACAGGgtttatatggagcttggtaaggatggttatttctgggaggtggagctcgattttggttgTAGTGTTGTTGTGGCCGTGTATAAGGTTGggcattcatcaccgcatagggaggcgcTACAATGACATATGCTGCATCTTGATGGGGGTAGTAGTGTTGTGGGGTTCTGGAAGGCAGGTAAAAATGATTGCGGGATCGACGGGGGCCTCTCAAAcctgaagccatcatggctccttcttccctcttctttctatttgctaAACCTCTCGAGCCGTTCTGGATGGCTTGGGAGGTGGCTCTCAAAGCAAATTGACTTATGATTCGGCCAGTTTTTAGgccattttctaccatttctcCGATTTTTATGGCCTCTGCAAAAGGTTTGCCTATggcagacatcatgttctgaaagtaatcggcCTCTTGGGCCTGTAAGAAAACATTGACCATTTCTGTCTCATCCATAGGCGGTTTCACTCTGGCTGCTTGCTCACGCCACTTGATAGCGTATTCACAGAAGCTTTCCGCGGTTTTCTTCTTGAAATTGGTCAGATAATTCCTATCTGGAGCTATATCAACATTGTATTGAAATTGCCTGATGAAATCTCGGGCCAAGTCATCCCATATATGACAATGGGAGATGTCCTGGTCTATGTACCATTCCGACGCAATTCCCGTCAAGCTCTCCCTGAAATAGGCCATCAAAAGTTCTTCTTTTTCACCCGCCCCTCTCAGCTGATTGCAATATCTTTTCAAATGAGCGATCGAGTCTCCGTGCCCATCGTACTTTTCAAATTTTGGTGTTTTAAAGCCAACGGGCAAATGAACATGAGGAAACATGCACAGATTAGGGTAGGAGACACTCTTTTGGCCACTCAGGCATTGCAAGTTCTTCAGACTTTGTTCGAGGCTTTTCATCTTCCGAGCCATCTGTTCTTGCTCGGGGTTTCTCATGACTCTTTCCTGTTCCATGGGAGACTCAAACTACGGGTGCTGAGGGTAAGATTTTAGGGTAATATGAGCGGTGTGTAGCTGAAATTGTGGGACTTGAAAAGTGAAAGCTGAAGGCTCGAAGCATGGACTGGGCACTGTTGGTTGTGTCGTAGTAGAGACTGGTGATGCGGTGAATAATGTAGAAGGTACCCCTGAAAACGGTGTCTGGGGGCGAACCTCAGAAGACATACCGGTGAAATTGGCTGATATAGTGGTGTACCCAAACGGGATGAATGGGTTGGTTACGGGGATGGGGACATTGGAGGTTCCACTCGTCCTGGGAAGTAGTTCAGGAAATCCGGGGATTGTACTGGGTGGTTCTTTGACATTAGACCAAGCGTCCCACATTTCTAACATGCGGATGCGCAACTTCCTATTTTCTTCAGCAACTATGGACTCTGACTGTGGAATAGCCGATACCGGGCTATCCTCAGGCTCAATAATTGGTAGATGACTTTCGAAGGCCATAGGAACACTACCTTTAGATCTCATGAAGTAAGGATGGAAAGCCAGAttaccacaaaaccaaccacctaaaCAGGACCTTTGATAATTGCACACACAACAACCTTGTTAGTTTAAGAAATTTAACAGATAAGGAACcgcatattggggatgcaatgcatCTGAACAGTTAAATGTATCTAAATGTATTTGCAACGGCTttatgtttcatcccggctttaCTATCTCTTTTCTCAAATTTCGAATCCTGATTTCTTTTTCCTTCCCTTTTTGCTGTTTTCgctcttttatttttcactcttttttctttcttgttcactcaattttccttctttttctctctttttctttatttttcactcCGATTATCTAtagctatgatcgaatccgatgaggattgcctaagtatcatgacgccgcatgaatcagatcattacgtagttcaggaaataaatgcaaaagaaaagaaaattttagtttttttttcattaaataaaatctttttgggtttttctattacaaagacttaggAAATACTGACGATTAAACATACATACTCAAAATAGAAAAACAAACAGGTTTGGAAAAGATAAACAGACTCAAAAAGGTAAAATACAGACTCAAAGCCAAAAATAATAAATCAGaaatacataagagcctccaaTACTACTCTGAGGGCCTATGGTACATCAGTCGGTCTCGACGCGGGCCTGCTTACAATCTCTTCTTGAAGGTACTCTAAATCAGCCATCACCTGACGGACAAAAGACATCACAGAAGCAAAGAACATGGACCTGGTCATGTCTTCgcattcatggcatttcattgCGACGTAATCAACGA
It includes:
- the LOC138894111 gene encoding uncharacterized protein → MVQQIKDFIVEREHCYTLISRLEEDIQQLQEQNHTATQVLEARSQQIGRLLQEKGVIRMRIKEIVDYVAMKCHECEDMTRSMFFASVMSFVRQVMADLEYLQEEIERVMRNPEQEQMARKMKSLEQSLKNLQCLSGQKSVSYPNLCMFPHVHLPVGFKTPKFEKYDGHGDSIAHLKRYCNQLRGAGEKEELLMAYFRESLTGIASEWYIDQDISHCHIWDDLARDFIRQFQYNVDIAPDRNYLTNFKKKTAESFCEYAIKWREQAARVKPPMDETEMVNVFLQAQEADYFQNMMSAIGKPFAEAIKIGEMVENGLKTGRIISQFALRATSQAIQNGSRGLANRKKREEGAMMASALKAIIAIANSEARPKAAAKQAINEKKITPTPQVAEKRKVTLNVPKGTYVVRGAVISPRLTEPVVISRAPQSPIRDPTAVPWNYSKIVVTYKGKEIMGEANKMNQPRKYHNPEEQKKLKLSKGKRFPPKKPVLLKTLNEAYIPVETSVEQLERMDERFFKVNRISFSRDDFPQEGAAHNKTLHLTVKCEGYYMKRVMLDGRSRVNIFPLSTPQRMEIRTERIRSNNVCVCAFDGVKRDTIREIDLILTIGPVDFEVTFQVLYMDTSYNFLLGRPWIHATGVVPSTLHQMVKFKHENQEIIVHGEDEQSIYRELSVPCLEAREGGEHIVYKDFEIVVTDQCEEGLPFPQPCLSNVSVMVATEMIKHGYKPGKGLGVSPQVIIEHVTSTATEKFFGVGFRATEADRKWADERKKNGWVLPQPVPHLAKSFVEPKYIEEEEEEEAFMAEEIKDICEAMK